GCATAAGCCGGAATTTACGCCTCACGTCGATACGGGCGACTTCGTCGTCGTCATCAACGCGGAGAAGATCGTACTTACGGGTAAGAAGTGGCAACAGAAGAACTACTACCGTCATTCCGGATATATGGGCGGTTTGAAGGTAACGCCGGCGCACGTCATGGTGCAGACGAAGCCGGAGCGTATGATCGAGATCGCGGTTAAGGGCATGCTGCCTAAGAACAAGCTCGGCAACGCATTGCACACGAAGTTGAAAGTTTACGCCGGCAGCGAGCATCCGCATGCGGCACAAAATCCGCAACCGTACGAATTACGCGGGTAATAGGAGGAGTTCGACAACATGGCACAGTTCCAATACTATGGCACAGGACGTCGGAAGCATTCCGTAGCACGCGTACGTTTGGTACCGGGCGACGGCAATATCGTCATCAACCAACGCCAGCTCGACGAATACTTCGGGCTCGAGACGTTGAAATTGATCGTGAAGCAACCGCTCGCTTTGACGGAGACAGTCGGCAAGTACGACGTAATCGTCTTGGCTCACGGCGGCGGCATCTCCGGCCAAGCCGGCGCGATCCGTCACGGCATCTCCCGGGCGCTGCTGAAAGCAGATCCGGAATTCCGCTCCCCGCTTAAGCGCGCAGGCTTCTTGACTCGCGACCCGCGGATGAAGGAACGGAAGAAATACGGCCTCAAGGCCGCTCGTCGCGCTCCGCAGTTCTCGAAGCGCTAATCGAACGCAATCGCAACGCCCCGAGAGTCTTTTCAGACTCCGGGGCGTTTTTTTGCATATAATTTGGATTGACTTTCCAATTCCGCAAGAGTAAACTGTAATCCGATAGATAACAGATAGATACGGCGAGGGAGGAATCGAAGTGGAAACCGCCACCAAAGACTTTAACCCCAAGGTGATCTGGGCGATTTGTTTTATTTTGTTGTTTTCCGTCATGAATGTGACGATGTTCAACATCGCGATTCCGTCGATCGCCGACGAATTTAGCCTGCTGCATTCGGAGGTCAGCTGGGTGACGACGGGGTACTCGATCATCTATGCGCTCGGTTCGCTCACATACGGCAAGCTGGCGGATCGCTTCCCGCTGAAGCGGCTCATCACGATCGGCATTGTTACCTTCTGCGTCGGCTCGATCGTCGGGTTCTTCGCGCAGACGTACGCGATGCTGCTCGTCGGACGCTTCATCCAATCCGCGGGCGCATCCTCCATCCCGGCGCTCGCGATGCTTATTCCGGCCCGTCTCGTGCCGCAGGCGCAGCGCGGGAAGGCGCTCGGGACGATCGCGTCGACGATCGCGTTCGCGTCCGGCATCGGCCCGATCGTCGGCGGCTTCATAACCGGCGCGGTCTCTTGGAATTACTTATTTCTTATCTCGTTAGGCACGCTGCTCACCGTTCCGTTGTTTCTGCGTTGGCTGCCGAAGGAGAACACGCGAACGGGAACGTTCGACCTCGCCGGCGCCGCCTTGCTGGGAGTCGGCGTCGTCGCGCTGCTCCTCGCGATCACCAACTTCGTCTG
This Paenibacillus antri DNA region includes the following protein-coding sequences:
- the rplM gene encoding 50S ribosomal protein L13, with amino-acid sequence MRTTYMAKPNEVERKWHLVDADGKTLGRLASEVAALIRGKHKPEFTPHVDTGDFVVVINAEKIVLTGKKWQQKNYYRHSGYMGGLKVTPAHVMVQTKPERMIEIAVKGMLPKNKLGNALHTKLKVYAGSEHPHAAQNPQPYELRG
- the rpsI gene encoding 30S ribosomal protein S9, translating into MAQFQYYGTGRRKHSVARVRLVPGDGNIVINQRQLDEYFGLETLKLIVKQPLALTETVGKYDVIVLAHGGGISGQAGAIRHGISRALLKADPEFRSPLKRAGFLTRDPRMKERKKYGLKAARRAPQFSKR